AGGGCCTTTAACTCCTTTAGGTCCAAGAGCACCAGGATTACCAGGGACTCCTTCAGATCCAGAAGATCTTTGAGATCCAGGTTCTCCTGTTTGTGATTCTTGTTTTTTAAGATGTTCTTGACATTCTTGCAGGCCACTATCACTGTCTTTGAGTCCCTTTACAAGAGAATTCCAGTTGGCGCATTCTGTAATATTTTCTGGTGTTACATCACTGAGTTCAGGAGCTTCCGTCCATGTATCAGCATTACCACCACTCTTGTACCATCCAGAATTTTTAGTATCACTTTTATCGTTGATATAAATCAAGACTGGTTCCTTATTGTTACCAGAGTATAATGCAGAGATCTCAACTGGACCTTTCATGGGAAATGGTTGTCCTGAAAATGTTATGCTCCTCCTGGTTTTTTCACCAGGAAGTTTGATAGCTGCAAGTTGCCCATGtttaatggagtattttTTGACTGTAAGATTCTTTGAGCCCATATGTTTGTGGTCATGATCATGATTATTATTAACTGGTACATCCTGAACAGTGATCCTGCTACTGTCTTTATGACCATCACAACATGGCTGTCCTGTATATGCATCTTTGGTAAGGTCCAAGGTCACAGCGTCATTGCTATAACAACTTTGTTGATCTAGTACATTCTCTAAGTCACCATTTAGTTGTTCAATCCAACCGGTGCCACCGCTATTATCCTTGGCATAATACTTAGTTGGATGGCCAGAGATAGTAATTCCTATCAAGAGAAGCTTACTAGGTGTATAACTACCACCATTCTCAtgtttccagtaataggctTCAACCGATGTTACCTTTTTATCGCCTTGAAGACTTATATCTATATTCCCATTTTCATCCTGGATGTTCTCAAGTTCTAATGGTGATCCTGGATCAGTGTTATCCGCATGGGTGTACTTGTAGAAGCCAGAAAGTTCTTCATGTCTTGTGACCCTAATTTTCTTAGTTCCGGTGGGATCTCCATTATAAGTAGTAGGAGGGTCGCTTTCACCTTTTGGCTTTTGTAAGAGCTTAATTGTTACTCCACCGCTCAttctccatgttcagagagtatgctctttcaaaactctgagatccatgagagtctcaatgcgaccaaaggaAGCATACCAATCTAGCTACTCttcatacattcatcctccctcacaactag
This region of Theileria equi strain WA chromosome 1, complete sequence genomic DNA includes:
- a CDS encoding hypothetical protein (encoded by transcript BEWA_022860A); translation: MSGGVTIKLLQKPKGESDPPTTYNGDPTGTKKIRVTRHEELSGFYKYTHADNTDPGSPLELENIQDENGNIDISLQGDKKVTSVEAYYWKHENGGSYTPSKLLLIGITISGHPTKYYAKDNSGGTGWIEQLNGDLENVLDQQSCYSNDAVTLDLTKDAYTGQPCCDGHKDSSRITVQDVPVNNNHDHDHKHMGSKNLTVKKYSIKHGQLAAIKLPGEKTRRSITFSGQPFPMKGPVEISALYSGNNKEPVLIYINDKSDTKNSGWYKSGGNADTWTEAPELSDVTPENITECANWNSLVKGLKDSDSGLQECQEHLKKQESQTGEPGSQRSSGSEGVPGNPGALGPKGVKGPGEDESTDLGSRKNPGEKGYKGEAKKDEEKSGTVGASGSGQRSGESGGLFDSFAIAKLVPGGVDTTHSGRPPQQPDGSSDQLTTQAGDPQSEGGAPTAKATLTKVAPSTSATEETPQSPDTTPEDTASASNPVTGAEPAQAEKLIAGPTVAATSLAMSWGSISGISSGTLTGTAATFFAGWKLYNRFKGDPWVIQVYLKDAKEYHIEYA